From a single Thioalbus denitrificans genomic region:
- a CDS encoding DUF4124 domain-containing protein, whose protein sequence is MHRWIIIGLLCLATAAQGAVYRWVDKDGNVVFSDRPQPGAEEVRVPTPSLYEAPRLPAPAGSAPSAAPRGPRYGRVTVTLPENDATIRDNTGQVRVEVQVVPTLDSRAGDRVVILLDDRVQGGPLATTRLTLAGVDRGTHTLQARVVDANGDELLASDPVTFHMHQASVLFRQGDGNGGDSGGGDSGGGDSGGGDSGGGDSGGGADGGSTGDGGT, encoded by the coding sequence ATGCACAGGTGGATCATCATCGGGCTGCTTTGCCTGGCCACCGCCGCCCAGGGGGCGGTCTACCGCTGGGTGGACAAGGACGGCAACGTGGTCTTCTCCGACCGCCCGCAACCGGGCGCGGAGGAGGTGCGGGTGCCGACCCCCAGTCTCTACGAGGCGCCGCGCCTGCCCGCGCCGGCCGGGAGCGCGCCGTCCGCCGCGCCCCGCGGGCCCCGCTACGGCAGGGTGACGGTGACCCTGCCGGAGAATGACGCCACCATCCGCGACAACACCGGCCAGGTGCGGGTCGAGGTGCAGGTCGTTCCCACCCTGGACAGCCGGGCCGGGGATCGGGTGGTCATCCTCCTCGACGACCGGGTCCAGGGCGGCCCGCTCGCCACCACCCGGCTCACGCTGGCGGGCGTGGACCGTGGCACCCACACCCTGCAGGCGCGGGTGGTGGATGCCAACGGCGACGAACTGCTGGCCAGCGATCCGGTCACCTTCCACATGCACCAGGCCTCGGTGCTGTTCCGTCAGGGTGACGGAAACGGCGGCGATTCCGGCGGCGGCGATTCCGGCGGCGGCGACTCTGGCGGCGGCGACTCCGGCGGCGGCGACTCCGGCGGCGGTGCCGATGGTGGTTCCACCGGCGACGGCGGGACCTGA